Part of the Ornithorhynchus anatinus isolate Pmale09 chromosome X3, mOrnAna1.pri.v4, whole genome shotgun sequence genome, CTTAGTCGGCCGCATTGTGCCAAGTGGCCACTCAAGAAATGCTCTTATTTACTCCTGGAGAACTTTTCGGAACCTAAAATCCTGGAAGTCAAGCCCTTTGCGGTTGCAGATCTAGATTCCTGGCCCCTTCTAATTCACAATCTCAGTGGTAAattgagtgaatatcaagtaggTGAATTGAATGGATAATGGGGAATTGGCATGACGTTTGGATGCAAATCAGGCAAACTACAGCATGTTTTTCCTTTCAGGGAATTTGTAGGAACCTTGATTTCTTTAAGCCCCAGGCAGTGGCCAAGCATCTACAACAACTGTCCTAGCCTTAAAGTAGTGGAGTGGAACATCTGTTCTTAATTAATCCAGTCAATATCTCATTTGATCGGTTTGGTCATTTTAATTTGATAATTATTTGATAATTAGATACAATCATCTAAGAGATCCGAGATGAATTTCAAATGAAAGTGATGATTTGTGCTATCTAGGACATAGGTGTCTACGTTTCATATAAGAAAGCAGTTGacaaatgtctgtctttccttctggactgtaagtttcttgggtggggaatatgttttccaactcttttgtactctcacccaagcactttgcataagtcctctagactgtaagctcgttgtaggcagggaatgtgtcttatattgttgtgttgcattgtcccaaacactcagtatagtgctttgcacagagtaagcacccagtaaatactattgattgactgctctgcaaactgcaggcattcaataaataaaactgatggaTCATCGATTAACCACAGCAGACTAAAATGCTGTCTGCTGAGGACTGATTGCCATTGAGTCATTCGGCTTGAATGTGTGTGAGCTCATCAGAAAATGACACTGCCCATCTGCAAATCTAGCATCTTCCCGCCTCTCCCTAACTTCAGCAATTTAGCGTGAGATCACGGCTGTCACCAGTCAGTTTGGGATTAGGGACTGGAAGCCGCGTTGTACCAAAAGCAGAGCCTTCGTTTTGGGTGCCTTTTTAAACGCGACTGCCCTTTTGCTTTTCTATTCCAGAACTGTGAGGATGGGAGGCAAACTCAGCAAGAAGAAGAAGGGTTACAATGTGAACGATGAGAAAGCGAAAGACAAAGATAAGAAGGCCGAAGGGGCCGGTGCCGAAGAAGAAGAAACTCCCAAAGAGACCGAGGAGACCCAGGCTGCCAAGGAGACCGCGGAAGTGAAGGAGAACAACAAGGACGAGAAGAGTGACAAAGAGCCCCAGGTTACTGCCAACGAGACCGAAGacaaagaaggggagaaagtcGCAGCGGCCGGCAAGGAAGAAGCTCCGAAAGCTGAGCCGGAGAAGTCAGAGCCCGTCGCCGATGCAAAACTGGAGCCGCCGAAGAACACGGAGCCAGAACCGACCGCGGCTCCTGCTCCGGCCACCGCCACCAGCGAAGCTCCTAAGGCTTCCGAGCCCAGCACCGAGGCTAAAACTTCCCAGCCTACAGAAGCCACGGCAACTAGTAAAGTAGATGACAAGagcaaagaggaaggggaagccaaAAAGACTGAGGCTCCGGAGGCACCAGCAGCCCAAGAAACTACAACTGAGGTGGCTCCAGCTTCAGACTCAAAACCTAGCAGCAGCGAAGCTGCACCTTCTTCCAAGGAGACCCCAGCAGCGTCGGAAGCACCTAGTTCTACACCTAAGACCCAGGCCCCCCCTGCATCTCAGCCAGATGAAGTTAAACCATCTGAGGCCCCGGTGGTGAATTCGGATCAGACCGTAGCAGTGAAAGAGTAACATGGACAGCCTATTGAAAAATGACCACTTCAAAcaacctgtctctctctctctctctctttattttcctctctcttgttctctctctctttctttctctctcttattccAGCTCTACTAACTTGTTTCAGATCTGAAATAACAATATGTATTGCCCAAAAAATGGATGTCCcatcaagggagggagggagagggtgggggagaatccAAAATAGTATTTTTGTGGGGAAATATCT contains:
- the BASP1 gene encoding brain acid soluble protein 1; the encoded protein is MGGKLSKKKKGYNVNDEKAKDKDKKAEGAGAEEEETPKETEETQAAKETAEVKENNKDEKSDKEPQVTANETEDKEGEKVAAAGKEEAPKAEPEKSEPVADAKLEPPKNTEPEPTAAPAPATATSEAPKASEPSTEAKTSQPTEATATSKVDDKSKEEGEAKKTEAPEAPAAQETTTEVAPASDSKPSSSEAAPSSKETPAASEAPSSTPKTQAPPASQPDEVKPSEAPVVNSDQTVAVKE